From one Lycium ferocissimum isolate CSIRO_LF1 chromosome 7, AGI_CSIRO_Lferr_CH_V1, whole genome shotgun sequence genomic stretch:
- the LOC132062471 gene encoding protein DETOXIFICATION 43-like isoform X4: MAEGSDVARPERKWKLPLFVFFEDVRHVFKFDDLGKEILGIAFPAALALAADPIASLIDTAFIGHLGSVEIAAVGVSIAIFNQASKVTIFPLVNITTSFVAEEDTVRRISEKAAMDESKNLGSEKKNEMKTTTCKSSPDNSSKCKRKRKKRHIPSASTAILMGCILGILQTIFLIFLAKPILSLMGVKSGSPMLSPARKYLTLRAIGAPAVLLSLAMQGVFRGFKDTKTPLYAIVAGDLINIVLDPIFIFIFRWGVSGAAIAHILSQYLISVILLCKLMTEVVLLPPSVKDLQFSKFLKNGFWLLARVVAVTSCVTLAASMAARLGSTPMAAFQVCLQVWLTSSLLADGLAVAGQAILASSFAEKDYQKAKATGVRVLQMGFVLGLGLALVVGIGLYFGSGVFSKDKNVIRIITIAIPFVAGTQPINSLAFVLDGINFGANDFAYSAYSMVLVGALTITSEFVLSKTNGFIGIWIALTIFMALRTIAGLWRMGTGTGPWHFLLVPSLSSEAKSESS; this comes from the exons ATGGCTGAAGGTAGCGATGTAGCTCGCCCTGAGAGAAAATGGAAGCTACCACTCTTTGTTTTCTTCGAAGATGTTAG GCATGTGTTCAAGTTCGATGATCTTGGTAAAGAAATCCTAGGTATCGCGTTCCCAGCAGCACTAGCATTAGCTGCTGATCCCATTGCTTCTCTAATTGATACAGCATTCATCGGTCATTTAG GGTCGGTTGAAATAGCTGCAGTAGGAGTATCAATTGCCATTTTCAACCAAGCCTCTAAAGTCACAATATTCCCTTTGGTTAACATAACTACTTCATTTGTTGCTGAGGAAGACACTGTTAGAAGAATAAGTGAAAAAGCAGCAATGGATGAATCGAAGAACTTAGGTTCGGagaagaagaatgaaatgaaa ACAACAACATGCAAGAGCAGTCCTGATAATAGCAGTAAATGCAAACGCAAACGTAAGAAGCGACATATTCCATCAGCTTCAACTGCAATTCTCATGGGCTGCATTCTTGGTATTCTACAAACAATATTCCTTATATTTCTCGCAAAGCCAATTTTAAGCTTAATGGGTGTAAAATCT GGATCACCTATGCTTTCTCCAGCGCGCAAGTATTTGACTCTACGAGCAATTGGTGCTCCTGCAGTCCTCCTTTCTTTGGCTATGCAAGGTGTTTTTCGTGGTTTCAAGGATACAAAAACCCCTTTGTACGCTATTG TTGCTGGAGATTTGATAAATATAGTTCTGGACCcaatctttatttttattttccgtTGGGGTGTTAGCGGTGCTGCCATTGCTCATATTCTTTCTCA GTACTTGATATCAGTTATTCTCCTGTGCAAATTAATGACAGAAGTTGTGTTATTACCTCCTAGTGTAAAAGATCTGCAGTTCAGCAAATTTCTTAAGAATG GATTTTGGTTACTAGCAAGAGTGGTAGCTGTCACATCTTGTGTGACATTGGCTGCATCAATGGCTGCAAGGCTGGGCTCAACACCAATGGCTGCATTTCAAGTTTGCTTACAAGTCTGGTTAACTTCATCTCTCCTTGCTGATGGATTGGCAGTAGCTGGACAG GCAATCCTTGCAAGTTCTTTTGCTGAGAAGGACTACCAGAAAGCAAAGGCTACCGGAGTTCGAGTCCTGCAG ATGGGATTTGTTTTAGGACTGGGACTTGCTTTGGTTGTTGGAATTGGTCTATATTTTGGATCAGGAGTCTTTTCAAAGGACAAAAATGTTATCCGCATTATAACCATTGCTATCCCG TTTGTGGCAGGTACACAACCTATCAACTCCTTGGCGTTTGTTTTAGATGGAATCAACTTTGGGGCAAACGATTTTGCATACTCCGCATATTCCATG GTTTTGGTTGGTGCACTAACAATAACCTCTGAATTTGTGCTTTCGAAAACCAATGGTTTCATTGGAATATGGATTGCTTTAACCATATTCATGGCCCTGCGTACCATTGCTGGTTTATGGAG GATGGGGACAGGAACAGGACCTTGGCATTTCTTGTTGGTTCCATCATTGTCATCAGAAGCCAAGTCAGAGAGTTCCTAG
- the LOC132062471 gene encoding protein DETOXIFICATION 43-like isoform X3: MAEGSDVARPERKWKLPLFVFFEDVRHVFKFDDLGKEILGIAFPAALALAADPIASLIDTAFIGHLGSVEIAAVGVSIAIFNQASKVTIFPLVNITTSFVAEEDTVRRISEKAAMDESKNLGSEKKNEMKVIVTDDDDADLEKMENGASTNKETKDKCKRKRKKRHIPSASTAILMGCILGILQTIFLIFLAKPILSLMGVKSGSPMLSPARKYLTLRAIGAPAVLLSLAMQGVFRGFKDTKTPLYAIVAGDLINIVLDPIFIFIFRWGVSGAAIAHILSQYLISVILLCKLMTEVVLLPPSVKDLQFSKFLKNGFWLLARVVAVTSCVTLAASMAARLGSTPMAAFQVCLQVWLTSSLLADGLAVAGQAILASSFAEKDYQKAKATGVRVLQMGFVLGLGLALVVGIGLYFGSGVFSKDKNVIRIITIAIPFVAGTQPINSLAFVLDGINFGANDFAYSAYSMVLVGALTITSEFVLSKTNGFIGIWIALTIFMALRTIAGLWRMGTGTGPWHFLLVPSLSSEAKSESS, from the exons ATGGCTGAAGGTAGCGATGTAGCTCGCCCTGAGAGAAAATGGAAGCTACCACTCTTTGTTTTCTTCGAAGATGTTAG GCATGTGTTCAAGTTCGATGATCTTGGTAAAGAAATCCTAGGTATCGCGTTCCCAGCAGCACTAGCATTAGCTGCTGATCCCATTGCTTCTCTAATTGATACAGCATTCATCGGTCATTTAG GGTCGGTTGAAATAGCTGCAGTAGGAGTATCAATTGCCATTTTCAACCAAGCCTCTAAAGTCACAATATTCCCTTTGGTTAACATAACTACTTCATTTGTTGCTGAGGAAGACACTGTTAGAAGAATAAGTGAAAAAGCAGCAATGGATGAATCGAAGAACTTAGGTTCGGagaagaagaatgaaatgaaagtaATAGTaactgatgatgatgatgctgacCTTGAGAAGATGGAAAATGGTGCATCCACCAACAAAGAAACCAAAGA TAAATGCAAACGCAAACGTAAGAAGCGACATATTCCATCAGCTTCAACTGCAATTCTCATGGGCTGCATTCTTGGTATTCTACAAACAATATTCCTTATATTTCTCGCAAAGCCAATTTTAAGCTTAATGGGTGTAAAATCT GGATCACCTATGCTTTCTCCAGCGCGCAAGTATTTGACTCTACGAGCAATTGGTGCTCCTGCAGTCCTCCTTTCTTTGGCTATGCAAGGTGTTTTTCGTGGTTTCAAGGATACAAAAACCCCTTTGTACGCTATTG TTGCTGGAGATTTGATAAATATAGTTCTGGACCcaatctttatttttattttccgtTGGGGTGTTAGCGGTGCTGCCATTGCTCATATTCTTTCTCA GTACTTGATATCAGTTATTCTCCTGTGCAAATTAATGACAGAAGTTGTGTTATTACCTCCTAGTGTAAAAGATCTGCAGTTCAGCAAATTTCTTAAGAATG GATTTTGGTTACTAGCAAGAGTGGTAGCTGTCACATCTTGTGTGACATTGGCTGCATCAATGGCTGCAAGGCTGGGCTCAACACCAATGGCTGCATTTCAAGTTTGCTTACAAGTCTGGTTAACTTCATCTCTCCTTGCTGATGGATTGGCAGTAGCTGGACAG GCAATCCTTGCAAGTTCTTTTGCTGAGAAGGACTACCAGAAAGCAAAGGCTACCGGAGTTCGAGTCCTGCAG ATGGGATTTGTTTTAGGACTGGGACTTGCTTTGGTTGTTGGAATTGGTCTATATTTTGGATCAGGAGTCTTTTCAAAGGACAAAAATGTTATCCGCATTATAACCATTGCTATCCCG TTTGTGGCAGGTACACAACCTATCAACTCCTTGGCGTTTGTTTTAGATGGAATCAACTTTGGGGCAAACGATTTTGCATACTCCGCATATTCCATG GTTTTGGTTGGTGCACTAACAATAACCTCTGAATTTGTGCTTTCGAAAACCAATGGTTTCATTGGAATATGGATTGCTTTAACCATATTCATGGCCCTGCGTACCATTGCTGGTTTATGGAG GATGGGGACAGGAACAGGACCTTGGCATTTCTTGTTGGTTCCATCATTGTCATCAGAAGCCAAGTCAGAGAGTTCCTAG
- the LOC132062471 gene encoding protein DETOXIFICATION 43-like isoform X1 — translation MAEGSDVARPERKWKLPLFVFFEDVRHVFKFDDLGKEILGIAFPAALALAADPIASLIDTAFIGHLGSVEIAAVGVSIAIFNQASKVTIFPLVNITTSFVAEEDTVRRISEKAAMDESKNLGSEKKNEMKVIVTDDDDADLEKMENGASTNKETKESILEEELKTTTCKSSPDNSSKCKRKRKKRHIPSASTAILMGCILGILQTIFLIFLAKPILSLMGVKSGSPMLSPARKYLTLRAIGAPAVLLSLAMQGVFRGFKDTKTPLYAIVAGDLINIVLDPIFIFIFRWGVSGAAIAHILSQYLISVILLCKLMTEVVLLPPSVKDLQFSKFLKNGFWLLARVVAVTSCVTLAASMAARLGSTPMAAFQVCLQVWLTSSLLADGLAVAGQAILASSFAEKDYQKAKATGVRVLQMGFVLGLGLALVVGIGLYFGSGVFSKDKNVIRIITIAIPFVAGTQPINSLAFVLDGINFGANDFAYSAYSMVLVGALTITSEFVLSKTNGFIGIWIALTIFMALRTIAGLWRMGTGTGPWHFLLVPSLSSEAKSESS, via the exons ATGGCTGAAGGTAGCGATGTAGCTCGCCCTGAGAGAAAATGGAAGCTACCACTCTTTGTTTTCTTCGAAGATGTTAG GCATGTGTTCAAGTTCGATGATCTTGGTAAAGAAATCCTAGGTATCGCGTTCCCAGCAGCACTAGCATTAGCTGCTGATCCCATTGCTTCTCTAATTGATACAGCATTCATCGGTCATTTAG GGTCGGTTGAAATAGCTGCAGTAGGAGTATCAATTGCCATTTTCAACCAAGCCTCTAAAGTCACAATATTCCCTTTGGTTAACATAACTACTTCATTTGTTGCTGAGGAAGACACTGTTAGAAGAATAAGTGAAAAAGCAGCAATGGATGAATCGAAGAACTTAGGTTCGGagaagaagaatgaaatgaaagtaATAGTaactgatgatgatgatgctgacCTTGAGAAGATGGAAAATGGTGCATCCACCAACAAAGAAACCAAAGAGTCAATACTAGAAGAAG AACTTAAGACAACAACATGCAAGAGCAGTCCTGATAATAGCAGTAAATGCAAACGCAAACGTAAGAAGCGACATATTCCATCAGCTTCAACTGCAATTCTCATGGGCTGCATTCTTGGTATTCTACAAACAATATTCCTTATATTTCTCGCAAAGCCAATTTTAAGCTTAATGGGTGTAAAATCT GGATCACCTATGCTTTCTCCAGCGCGCAAGTATTTGACTCTACGAGCAATTGGTGCTCCTGCAGTCCTCCTTTCTTTGGCTATGCAAGGTGTTTTTCGTGGTTTCAAGGATACAAAAACCCCTTTGTACGCTATTG TTGCTGGAGATTTGATAAATATAGTTCTGGACCcaatctttatttttattttccgtTGGGGTGTTAGCGGTGCTGCCATTGCTCATATTCTTTCTCA GTACTTGATATCAGTTATTCTCCTGTGCAAATTAATGACAGAAGTTGTGTTATTACCTCCTAGTGTAAAAGATCTGCAGTTCAGCAAATTTCTTAAGAATG GATTTTGGTTACTAGCAAGAGTGGTAGCTGTCACATCTTGTGTGACATTGGCTGCATCAATGGCTGCAAGGCTGGGCTCAACACCAATGGCTGCATTTCAAGTTTGCTTACAAGTCTGGTTAACTTCATCTCTCCTTGCTGATGGATTGGCAGTAGCTGGACAG GCAATCCTTGCAAGTTCTTTTGCTGAGAAGGACTACCAGAAAGCAAAGGCTACCGGAGTTCGAGTCCTGCAG ATGGGATTTGTTTTAGGACTGGGACTTGCTTTGGTTGTTGGAATTGGTCTATATTTTGGATCAGGAGTCTTTTCAAAGGACAAAAATGTTATCCGCATTATAACCATTGCTATCCCG TTTGTGGCAGGTACACAACCTATCAACTCCTTGGCGTTTGTTTTAGATGGAATCAACTTTGGGGCAAACGATTTTGCATACTCCGCATATTCCATG GTTTTGGTTGGTGCACTAACAATAACCTCTGAATTTGTGCTTTCGAAAACCAATGGTTTCATTGGAATATGGATTGCTTTAACCATATTCATGGCCCTGCGTACCATTGCTGGTTTATGGAG GATGGGGACAGGAACAGGACCTTGGCATTTCTTGTTGGTTCCATCATTGTCATCAGAAGCCAAGTCAGAGAGTTCCTAG
- the LOC132062471 gene encoding protein DETOXIFICATION 43-like isoform X2 — protein sequence MAEGSDVARPERKWKLPLFVFFEDIRHVFKFDDLGKEILGIAFPAALALAADPIASLIDTAFIGHLGSVEIAAVGVSIAIFNQASKVTIFPLVNITTSFVAEEDTVRRISEKAAMDESKNLGSEKKNEMKVIVTDDDDADLEKMENGASTNKETKESILEEELKTTTCKSSPDNSSKCKRKRKKRHIPSASTAILMGCILGILQTIFLIFLAKPILSLMGVKSGSPMLSPARKYLTLRAIGAPAVLLSLAMQGVFRGFKDTKTPLYAIVAGDLINIVLDPIFIFIFRWGVSGAAIAHILSQYLISVILLCKLMTEVVLLPPSVKDLQFSKFLKNGFWLLARVVAVTSCVTLAASMAARLGSTPMAAFQVCLQVWLTSSLLADGLAVAGQAILASSFAEKDYQKAKATGVRVLQMGFVLGLGLALVVGIGLYFGSGVFSKDKNVIRIITIAIPFVAGTQPINSLAFVLDGINFGANDFAYSAYSMVLVGALTITSEFVLSKTNGFIGIWIALTIFMALRTIAGLWRMGTGTGPWHFLLVPSLSSEAKSESS from the exons ATGGCTGAAGGTAGCGATGTAGCTCGCCCTGAGAGAAAATGGAAGCTACCACTCTTTGTTTTCTTCGAAGAT ATCAGGCATGTGTTCAAGTTCGATGATCTTGGTAAAGAAATCCTAGGTATCGCGTTCCCAGCAGCACTAGCATTAGCTGCTGATCCCATTGCTTCTCTAATTGATACAGCATTCATCGGTCATTTAG GGTCGGTTGAAATAGCTGCAGTAGGAGTATCAATTGCCATTTTCAACCAAGCCTCTAAAGTCACAATATTCCCTTTGGTTAACATAACTACTTCATTTGTTGCTGAGGAAGACACTGTTAGAAGAATAAGTGAAAAAGCAGCAATGGATGAATCGAAGAACTTAGGTTCGGagaagaagaatgaaatgaaagtaATAGTaactgatgatgatgatgctgacCTTGAGAAGATGGAAAATGGTGCATCCACCAACAAAGAAACCAAAGAGTCAATACTAGAAGAAG AACTTAAGACAACAACATGCAAGAGCAGTCCTGATAATAGCAGTAAATGCAAACGCAAACGTAAGAAGCGACATATTCCATCAGCTTCAACTGCAATTCTCATGGGCTGCATTCTTGGTATTCTACAAACAATATTCCTTATATTTCTCGCAAAGCCAATTTTAAGCTTAATGGGTGTAAAATCT GGATCACCTATGCTTTCTCCAGCGCGCAAGTATTTGACTCTACGAGCAATTGGTGCTCCTGCAGTCCTCCTTTCTTTGGCTATGCAAGGTGTTTTTCGTGGTTTCAAGGATACAAAAACCCCTTTGTACGCTATTG TTGCTGGAGATTTGATAAATATAGTTCTGGACCcaatctttatttttattttccgtTGGGGTGTTAGCGGTGCTGCCATTGCTCATATTCTTTCTCA GTACTTGATATCAGTTATTCTCCTGTGCAAATTAATGACAGAAGTTGTGTTATTACCTCCTAGTGTAAAAGATCTGCAGTTCAGCAAATTTCTTAAGAATG GATTTTGGTTACTAGCAAGAGTGGTAGCTGTCACATCTTGTGTGACATTGGCTGCATCAATGGCTGCAAGGCTGGGCTCAACACCAATGGCTGCATTTCAAGTTTGCTTACAAGTCTGGTTAACTTCATCTCTCCTTGCTGATGGATTGGCAGTAGCTGGACAG GCAATCCTTGCAAGTTCTTTTGCTGAGAAGGACTACCAGAAAGCAAAGGCTACCGGAGTTCGAGTCCTGCAG ATGGGATTTGTTTTAGGACTGGGACTTGCTTTGGTTGTTGGAATTGGTCTATATTTTGGATCAGGAGTCTTTTCAAAGGACAAAAATGTTATCCGCATTATAACCATTGCTATCCCG TTTGTGGCAGGTACACAACCTATCAACTCCTTGGCGTTTGTTTTAGATGGAATCAACTTTGGGGCAAACGATTTTGCATACTCCGCATATTCCATG GTTTTGGTTGGTGCACTAACAATAACCTCTGAATTTGTGCTTTCGAAAACCAATGGTTTCATTGGAATATGGATTGCTTTAACCATATTCATGGCCCTGCGTACCATTGCTGGTTTATGGAG GATGGGGACAGGAACAGGACCTTGGCATTTCTTGTTGGTTCCATCATTGTCATCAGAAGCCAAGTCAGAGAGTTCCTAG